A single region of the Syngnathus acus chromosome 6, fSynAcu1.2, whole genome shotgun sequence genome encodes:
- the ptprz1a gene encoding receptor-type tyrosine-protein phosphatase zeta isoform X4, whose protein sequence is MDGCRLQVALHIFLTLQQVGAYTYRNQRKFTEDMDWSYAGTLNQNNWAKKFPSCSNAKQSPIDVEENLARVELRYQHLRLDGWENLTGRRTTIKNDGKTVVLDVDGDFHVSGGGLASKFKAGRITFHWGRCNASSEGSEHSLDGVKFPLEMQIYCFEPQRFDSFQQSVKSGGRLTALAVLFEAISEEDNANFAPVIDAVDSVSRYGKSAQVAPFAPRALLPDSTDKYFIYNGSLTTPPCSETVEWIVFKNTVPISARQLETFCEVMTMQQAGYVMLMDYLQNNFRDQQRNFMGQVFSSYTGTEELLTPVCSSEPENVEVAAYNLSSLLVTWERPRAVYDSAIERYSVSYKMAEDGEDAAPSEYLTDGDQDVGAILDELLANRSYELQVVALCANGLYGRLSDPLTFTLPADGPGDALIADSNQFDDEGENEPPDPWLNGPAQTEDYNRFWITTKAPASPTLGEPGQHAVAASKTDSTSSQPPEGSAGSSFTTPQYANARDHQGGVRPKFSENSKAGPNSTAPNGGEGVPSNGTPVTSSNPMSTPAKTTFDWMNRTAVVTATEKTTTGQPMNMTTIKSTAVNTTSGMTPYSNADKTDTNTTETMTTKTNDTERPATNVTVTETASMNATTAMSSNMTWPLKNTDVNETTNTTPVTNQTVTMTTGLATKPTNKTASLNMTTEMSSNPTENKTTNMSWPLNKTASATPATNQTMTRPATKTTNKTASMNTTTEMSSDPTENKTANMSWPLNKTASATPATNQTMTRPETKTASMNMTTEMSSDPTVNKTTHMTWPLNKSTNTTPATNQTTTKTGQVTETTSMNTTTPNKQAKNQTATLIKPLNKNTSMTNTKSMATNLTRLSDQIITTSSVQMDPREGQTTPKTVNTGNGGGDVVQGEPPGASHPRGSTTPSMPQFSSTKSWRSHVLLPTMPPLSKGERLAVLPASWSPSSLLYAAAEPQASPWSVPSARLHELSPCSTLVLPPHQIPASPNSQPAPFSADDSASFSRADRTEAPQFGTVSPSVGRRAGTAPPPRRDPVSRPVLSFAGDLASFSSGDSTEVSESGASEESLSLSPALQPSVLFSSNPPLPAATPGLMPSFVEFLGYGTEGTPDSFPPESGDGGFSDTICGCSLEPSVSWPHTSPFVPLGTSTLGLGADLLMSSLGASSFSGAASSGPVVLLSPSSPPPSFLPATHNAPPVSVAALATEPASSARPPSVPTAPGVSEPEVDQERDSIPPSASGESALPRSTDPATLGSGQTHGDLDDVSSAFFFDGESGSAAGSGRASAALPSVIAVPAPIFPEDSGSGQAENPLDGDGSSDFSIPERTQSESEKEEEPVADVSDSSHESRVGSVREGERKAVVPLAVISTLTGLGLLVLVGILLYWRLCFQTAHFYVDESACPRLAADATAFTWDEKAALPVQDFVQRVSELHRTKGFQRKFELLKESYEVQACAADVAMTSETSSHPDNNGKNRYSNILAFDHSRVRLTAADNGRDYINANFVDGFKMRHAYIAAQGPLKSSTDDFWRMIWEQKVGVIVMITNLLEKGRRKCERYWPVDAPEDYGGLLVAPKSVRELAHYTRRTFSVTDVKKASGKRRDRERAVTQYHYTQWPDMGVPEHASPLLSFIRRSSRARTANMGPVVVHCSAGVGRTGTYVVLDSMLRQMRHEDAVDVDGFLRHIRTQRNYLVQTQEQYVFIHDALVEAILCGDTELAASDLHAYVGRLLTPLRDGGTPLEQQLELLNAQAANAQAANDDATALHDDNRQKNRSGSLLPAERSRVRLSPCAGDTSDYINAAYVTGYSRSKEFIITQNPLPSTLKDFWRMIWEHDVRVIVSLPGPERAQGEEEEEEQPCVFWPGKGEPLRCRNLTVTQTCEKVVCLANEDALLVQHVAVGAAQDDFVVEVRLYRAPRWPHPDRAISDTFLLLRLLLEETPTEGGAVVLLDRAGGVTAGTFCALLSLMGQLRDGRRVDVFGAARMINLARPGTFCKREHLEFLYEALLSVLDEPQEERQQDQDQDQDEVNEAHRGREERRLWKSGGGAARQERNGAVAPAGGESATPDSLDSLV, encoded by the exons atgGACGGCTGCAGGCTGCAGGTCGCGCTGCACATCTTCTTGACGCTCCAACAAG TGGGAGCCTACACGTACAGGAACCAGCGCAAGTTCACCGAGGACATGGACTGGTCGTACGCTG GAACGCTGAACCAGAACAACTGGGCCAAGAAGTTTCCGTCGTGCAGCAACGCCAAGCAGTCGCCCATCGACGTGGAGGAGAACCTGGCCCGGGTGGAGCTGCGGTACCAGCACCTGCGCTTGGACGGCTGGGAGAACTTGACGGGCCGGCGCACCACCATCAAGAACGACGGCAAGACCG TGGTGCTGGACGTGGACGGCGACTTCCACGTCAGCGGCGGCGGCCTGGCTTCAAAGTTCAAGGCGGGGCGCATCACCTTCCACTGGGGGCGCTGCAACGCCTCCTCGGAGGGCTCCGAGCACAGCCTGGACGGCGTCAAGTTCCCCCTGGAG ATGCAGATTTACTGTTTTGAGCCGCAGCGCTTTGACTCGTTCCAGCAAAGCGTCAAGTCTGGAGGACGCCTCACAGCTCTGGCGGTGCTCTTTGAG GCCATCTCAGAGGAGGACAACGCCAACTTTGCCCCCGTCATCGACGCCGTCGACAGCGTCAGCAGATACG GTAAAAGCGCCCAGGTGGCGCCCTTCGCGCCGCGGGCGCTCCTGCCCGACTCCACGGACAAGTACTTCATCTACAACGGCTCGCTGACCACGCCGCCTTGCAGCGAAACGGTGGAGTGGATCGTCTTCAAGAACACCGTCCCCATCTCGGCCCGGCAG CTGGAGACCTTCTGTGAGGTGATGACCATGCAGCAGGCGGGTTACGTGATGCTGATGGACTACCTGCAGAACAACTTCCGGGACCAGCAGCGCAATTTCATGGGTCAGGTCTTCTCCTCCTACACCGGCACCGAGGAGCTCCTCACACCAG TGTGCAGCTCGGAGCCGGAGAACGTTGAGGTGGCCGCCTACAACTTGAGCAGTCTGCTGGTGACGTGGGAGCGGCCGCGGGCCGTCTACGACTCCGCCATCGAGAGGTACTCGGTCAGCTACAAGATGGCCGAGGACGGCGAGGACGCCGCGCCCTCGGAGTATCTGACCGACGGAGACCAGGATGTG ggggccaTCCTGGACGAGCTGCTGGCCAATCGCAGCTACGAGCTCCAGGTGGTGGCGCTGTGCGCCAACGGCCTTTACGGACGCCTCAGCGACCCGCTGACCTTCACCCTGCCCGCCGACGGCCCGG GTGATGCTCTGATCGCAGATTCAAACCAATTTGATGATGAG GGGGAGAACGAGCCACCGGATCCATGGTTAAATGGACCTGCGCAAACGGAAGATTACAATCGGTTTTGGATTACCACCAAAGCGCCTGCGAGCCCGACTTTGGGAGAACCCGGCCAACATGCCGTGGCGGCCAGCAAGACAGACTCAACCTCCAGTCAGCCACCGGAAGGCTCCGCCGGGTCCTCGTTTACGACTCCTCAGTATGCAAACGCAAGAGACCATCAGGGCGGGGTGAGGCCAAAGTTCTCTGAAAACAGCAAAGCGGGCCCAAATTCGACAGCGCCGAATGGGGGTGAAGGTGTTCCCTCAAATGGGACCCCCGTGACTTCAAGCAATCCAATGAGCACCCCCGCAAAAACGACCTTTGACTGGATGAACAGGACCGCAGTGGTGACTGCAACGGAGAAGACAACCACGGGCCAGCCAATGAACATGACCACGATCAAGTCCACCGCCGTCAACACGACGAGCGGAATGACTCCATATTCAAACGCAGACAAGACCGATACAAACACGACCGAGACAATGACGACAAAGACAAACGACACCGAGAGGCCAGCAACAAACGTGACCGTGACCGAGACTGCGAGCATGAATGCGACGACAGCAATGTCTTCAAACATGACCTGGCCACTGAAGAACACAGACGTGAACGAGACCACAAACACCACCCCGGTAACAAACCAAACCGTAACCATGACCACCGGGCTGGCGACCAAGCCCACAAACAAGACCGCAAGCCTGAATATGACGACGGAAATGTCTTCAAACCCGACTGAAAACAAGACCACAAACATGAGCTGGCCACTGAACAAGACCGCAAGCGCGACCCCAGCAACAAACCAAACCATGACCAGGCCAGCGACCAAGACCACAAACAAAACCGCAAGCATGAATACGACGACGGAAATGTCTTCAGACCCGACTGAAAACAAGACCGCAAACATGAGCTGGCCACTGAACAAGACCGCAAGCGCGACCCCAGCAACAAACCAAACCATGACCAGGCCAGAGACCAAGACCGCAAGCATGAATATGACGACGGAAATGTCTTCAGACCCGACTGTCAACAAGACTACACACATGACCTGGCCACTGaacaaaagcacaaacacGACCCCAGCGACAAACCAAACCACAACCAAGACCGGGCAGGTGACAGAGACCACAAGCATGAATACCACGACTCCAAACAAACAGGCAAAGAACCAAACGGCGACCTTGATTAAACCACTCAACAAGAATACAAGCATGACCAACACTAAGAGCATGGCCACAAACCTGACCCGTCTTAGCGACCAAATCATCACAACGTCGTCCGTCCAAATGGACCCACGCGAAGGGCAGACCACACCCAAAACAGTAAATACCGGAAATGGTGGTGGTGACGTGGTCCAGGGTGAGCCCCCAGGGGCATCTCACCCGCGAGGGTCTACAACTCCCAGCATGCCTCAGTTTTCAAGCACAAAGTCTTGGCGGAGCCACGTTCTTTTGCCGACCATGCCTCCGCTGTCAAAGGGTGAGCGCCTCGCTGTCCTCCCCGCCTCTTGGTCCCCCTCTTCCCTTCTGTATGCTGCCGCAGAGCCCCAAGCCAGCCCCTGGTCTGTCCCCTCCGCCCGCTTGCATGAGCTCAGCCCTTGTTCCACACTGGTCCTGCCGCCTCACCAGATCCCTGCTTCTCCCAACTCCCAACCTGCCCCCTTTTCCGCTGACGACTCGGCGTCTTTCTCTCGGGCCGACCGCACCGAGGCGCCGCAGTTCGGGACGGTCTCCCCGTCCGTCGGGCGGCGCGCCGGCACCGCCCCGCCGCCTCGCCGAGACCCCGTTTCTCGTCCCGTTCTCTCTTTTGCCGGTGACTTGGCGTCTTTCTCTTCGGGTGACTCCACCGAGGTGTCGGAATCGGGAGCGTCCGAGGAATCGCTGTCCCTCAGCCCCGCTTTGCAGCCGTCGGTTCTGTTCTCGAGCAATCCTCCTCTTCCGGCTGCCACTCCGGGTCTGATGCCGTCGTTTGTCGAATTCTTGGGGTACGGAACAGAAGGCACGCCTGACTCCTTCCCGCCCGAATCGGGCGATGGCGGCTTCTCCGACACCATATGCGGTTGCTCCCTGGAGCCTTCGGTATCCTGGCCCCACACCTCGCCGTTCGTCCCCCTCGGGACCTCAACTTTGGGTCTCGGTGCGGATCTCCTCATGAGTTCTTTGGGTGCCAGTTCTTTTTCTGGGGCGGCTTCTAGTGGCCCGGTGGTTCTGCTCTCGCCCTCCTCGCCGCCGCCCTCCTTCCTGCCGGCCACTCACAACGCCCCGCCCGTTTCCGTTGCAGCCCTCGCAACCGAGCCCGCGTCGTCGGCACGGCCGCCTTCCGTCCCCACGGCACCTGGTGTCTCAGAGCCCGAGGTAGATCAGGAGCGGGACAGCATCCCGCCGTCGGCCTCGGGTGAGAGCGCCCTTCCTCGTTCCACGGATCCCGCCACTTTAGGATCCGGACAGACGCACGGAGATTTGGACGACGTCTCCTCGGCGTTCTTTTTTGACGGCGAGAGCGGGAGCGCCGCCGGGTCCGGGCGAGCGAGCGCCGCCTTGCCGAGCGTAATCGCGGTCCCCGCGCCTATCTTCCCCGAGGACAGCGGCTCGGGTCAGGCCGAGAACCCGCTCGACGGCGACGGCTCCTCGGACTTCAGCATTCCTGAGCGAACCCAGAGCGAGTcggaaaaagaggaggagcCAGTGGCAG ACGTGAGCGACAGCAGCCACGAATCCCGAGTGGGCTCCGTCAGAGAGGGCGAGAGGAAGGCGGTGGTCCCCCTGGCCGTCATCTCCACGCTCACGGGCCTCGGGCTCCTGGTCCTGGTTGGCATCCTGCTCTACTGGAG GTTGTGTTTCCAGACGGCGCATTTCTACGTGGACGAAAGCGCCTGCCCGCGCCTTGCCGCCGACGCAACCGCGTTCACATGGG ATGAAAAAGCCGCACTTCCCGTCCAAGACTTTGTCCAACGTGTCTCCGAGCTTCACCGAACAAAGGGATTTCAGCGCAAGTTTGAG CTGCTCAAAGAGAGTTACGAG GTGCAGGCGTGCGCGGCGGACGTGGCCATGACCTCGGAGACGTCCAGCCATCCCGACAACAACGGCAAGAACCGATACAGCAACATCCTGGCCT TCGACCACAGTCGAGTGCGACTCACGGCGGCCGACAATGGACGAGATTACATCAACGCTAACTTTGTGGAC GGCTTCAAGATGCGCCACGCCTACATCGCAGCACAGGGGCCGCTCAAGTCCAGTACGGACGACTTCTGGCGCATGATCTGGGAACAGAAGGTCGGCGTCATCGTGATGATCACCAACCTGCTGGAGAAGGGACGC AGGAAGTGCGAGCGGTACTGGCCCGTCGACGCGCCCGAGGACTACGGCGGCCTACTGGTGGCGCCCAAGAGCGTCCGAGAGCTGGCCCACTACACTCGGCGGACCTTCAGCGTCACCGATGTGAAAAAG GCTTCCGGGAAGAGGCGGGACCGGGAACGAGCAGTCACGCAGTACCACTACACGCAGTGGCCCGACATGGGCGTGCCCGAGCACGCCTCGCCACTCCTCAGCTTCATCCGCCGCTCTTCTCGGGCCAGGACGGCAAACATGGGCCCGGTGGTGGTGCACTGCAG CGCCGGCGTGGGCCGCACGGGCACCTACGTGGTGTTGGACAGCATGCTGAGGCAGATGAGGCACGAGGACGCCGTGGATGTGGACGGGTTCCTCCGACACATCCGCACGCAGAGGAACTACCTGGTCCAGACGCAG GAGCAGTACGTGTTCATCCACGACGCCTTggtggaggccattttgtGCGGCGACACGGAGCTGGCGGCCTCGGACCTTCACGCCTACGTGGGGCGGCTGCTGACGCCGCTGCGTGATGGCGGCACGCCGCTGGAGCAGCAGCTGGAG CTGCTGAACGCCCAAGCGGCAAACGCCCAAGCGGCAAACGACGACGCGACCGCTCTTCACGACGACAACCGGCAAAAGAACCGAAGCGGCTCGCTGCTACCGG CGGAGAGGTCGCGAGTGCGTTTGTCGCCGTGCGCCGGCGACACGTCCGATTACATCAACGCGGCCTACGTGACG GGCTACAGTAGGAGCAAGGAGTTCATCATTACCCAGAATCCTTTGCCAAGCACCCTCAAGGACTTCTGGAGGATGATTTGGGAGCACGACGTGCGGGTCATCGTGTCGCTGCCGGGACCCGAGCGCGCTCAG ggtgaagaggaggaggaggagcagccgTGCGTGTTCTGGCCCGGCAAAGGGGAGCCGCTCCGCTGCCGGAACTTGACCGTCACTCAAACGTGCGAGAAGGTCGTGTGCCTGGCCAACGAGGACGCGCTGCTCGTTCAGCACGTGGCCGTGGGGGCCGCGCAG GACGACTTTGTGGTGGAGGTGCGCCTGTACCGCGCCCCCCGCTGGCCCCACCCGGACCGCGCCATCAGCGACACCTTTCTGCTGCTACggctgctgctggaggagacACCCACCGAGGGAGGGGCCGTCGTGCTCCTTGACCG CGCGGGCGGAGTCACCGCCGGGACTTTCTGCGCGCTCTTGTCTCTAATGGGCCAGCTCCGTGACGGACGGCGCGTCGACGTCTTCGGAGCGGCCAGGATGATCAACCTCGCCAGGCCCGGCACCTTCTGCAAGCGC GAGCACTTGGAATTCCTGTATGAGGCCTTGCTGAGCGTGCTGGACGAGCCCCAAGAAGAACGTCAACAAGATCAAGACCAAGACCAAGACGAAGTCAACGAGGCCCACCGAGGCCGAGAAGAGCGCCGGCTATGgaagagcggcggcggcgccgcaCGTCAGGAGCGCAACGGCGCCGTCGCGCCAGCAGGGGGCGAAAGCGCCACGCCAGACAGCCTCGACTCTCTCGTGTGA